The following proteins are co-located in the Styela clava chromosome 15, kaStyClav1.hap1.2, whole genome shotgun sequence genome:
- the LOC120333901 gene encoding solute carrier family 22 member 21-like — MSLVCSRAWLLPFSISMTMIGRSIGNIVCGVLSDRFGRRTMFGVSSVLVTLSTLVVGLSRDVYIYTIFLSLMVALSSVQYNVTFVIGSEMVLPRYRNIVGGMVMVGYIIGYASLPLIAYLSNDWHIFFYIITGASSVFLWGYWTMPETLHWLITKKMFKRAKSLIAEIAEYNKSDGKIDEMILGPLNELKVNENSEMKERENTAEKVEHTTVLQLIKHPLMRSRFLEASFSWFVASFVYYAITLNSSYLPGNRYINCLASALLEIPSTLLAYILLDKIGRVKTSSIFFFTSGIACIIAPLLATWSNVAVSLMIIAGKTAVSGAYYVIFIHTPELAPTLSRNLFIGVCNAFAYAGSFLSPYVMYIGTNMGMETVSYVLMGGMGVVASVSILLFSPETMGTRLPSTIEDAATQKTVIKGCCRRRNEATKPAIEEEISA, encoded by the exons ATGTCGTTAGTATGTTCGCGTGCTTGGCTTCTCCCGTTTTCAATATCAATGACAATGATTGGAAGATCCATCGGCAATATTGTGTGCGGCGTTCTGTCTGACAG ATTTGGACGCAGGACAATGTTTGGGGTCTCATCAGTTCTGGTAACTTTGAGCACGTTGGTAGTAGGTTTGTCGAGGGATGTTTATATATACACCATATTTCTGAGCTTGATGGTGGCTTTATCCAGCGTACAATACAATGTAACATTTGTCATTG GATCCGAAATGGTTTTACCGAGGTATCGGAACATAGTGGGTGGGATGGTTATGGTCGGATATATAATCGGATATGCCTCGTTACCTTTAATAGCATATCTCAGCAACGACTGGCATATATTCTTTTACATCATCACTGGAGCATCATCCGTATTTCTTTGGGGTTATtg GACAATGCCAGAAACACTGCACTGGttgattacaaaaaaaatgttcaaaagaGCAAAATCTCTAATTGCAGAAATTGCTGAGTATAATAAATCTGACGGTAAAATTGATGAAATGATATTGGGGCCACTCAACGAA TTAAAGGTAAATGAAAACAGTGAAATGAAGGAGAGGGAAAACACGGCCGAAAAAGTTGAGCATACTACAGTGTTACAATTGATAAAACACCCTCTGATGCGATCAAGATTTCTAGAAGCAAGTTTTTCATG GTTTGTTGCCAGTTTTGTGTACTACGCCATCACTCTCAATTCAAGTTACCTTCCAGGAAATCGTTACATAAATTGCTTGGCATCAGCATTGTTGGAGATTCCAAGCACGCTTCTGGCCTATATTCTTCTAGATAAAATTGGAAGAGTGAAAACATCCTCAATATTTTTCTTTACTTCTGGAATTGCTTGTATTATTGCACCTTTACTGGCAACAT GGTCAAATGTAGCAGTCTCATTAATGATTATAGCTGGAAAGACGGCAGTCAGTGGAGCATATTATGTAATCTTCATTCACACTCCTGAACTTGCACCAACTCTCAGTCGGAATTTGTTCATAGGAGTTTGTAACGCATTCGCTTACGCAGGATCGTTTTTATCACCTTACGTTATGTACATAG GGACCAATATGGGCATGGAAACGGTATCGTACGTTCTGATGGGAGGGATGGGCGTGGTTGCATCCGTATCAATACTCTTATTTTCACCGGAAACGATGGGAACCCGTTTACCAAGCACCATCGAAGATGCAGCCACTCAAAAAAC CGTTATAAAAGGTTGCTGTCGGCGCCGAAATGAAGCTACTAAACCAGCAATCGAAGAAGAGATTTCTGCTTAA